CACCGTGCTGTTTACTGTTTCTGTTTCATATTACCGTTTAGCCTTGAAGCAGCTTTAGGCATCTGGACACCACTTATTGTCGGCTTAATCGCTTATATGTTTTTAGGTTTAGATGCCTTAAGTGCTCAAATTGAAGAACCTTTTGGGTTGCAAGAAAATGATTTACCGCTCGATTCTATTGTGCGTTTAATTGAACGAGAGTCTCTAAGCTCTTTAGGACAGCCATTACCCCCTATTATTGAAGCCCAAAATAACAATTTACTTTAATAAAAAAGAGCGAATCATCGCTCTTTTTTATAGGCTTAACTGTCTATTTATGGATGTACAATAATTTTAACTGCTGACTCATTGTTATGAATTAAGGTTTCAAAACCTTGTGAAATCAAATCATCAAGTTGAATACGCTGGGTAATAAAAGGTTCCAGATTTATTTTACCTTCTTCGACCAGTTTAATGGTTTCTTGATGGTCATTTACATAGGCAATGGTGCCTCGTACATCAAGCTCTTTCATTACCACACTGTGCACATTAATTGATGCTGGGTGGCTCCAAATCGAAACAATAACTATAACGCCTGTTGGTTTCACTGCCGCAACCAAGGTATCTAATACTTTATTAACGCTACTACATTCAAATGCGACATCGACACCATCGCCATTGGTAATTTTCATGACCTCAGAAACAACATCTACTTCTGACGGATCTAAAATATAATCTGCGACTCCCGACTCTTTGGCTTTTTCTTTACGTTTTGCACTTAGCTCAGTAATGATAACCTTAAGCCCTTTCGCTTTTAAAATTGCTGAAAGCAATAACCCGATTGGTCCTGCACCGCCAACCAGAGCAATATTACCTGCTTTAGCGCCACTACGTACAAAAGCATGATGACCAACCGATAACGGTTCAATTAAGGCTGCCTGATCTAATGGAATTTTATTGGAAATTGGATGCACCCAACGGCGTTTAACCGCAATTTTTTCCGATAAACCACCACCACGACCACCTAAACCAATAAAGTTCATATTTTTGGAAAGATGATAATTATCGCCCGGTCCAGTCGGTACATCATCCGCCACAATATAAGGTTCTACCACCACATGTTGACCAATTTCAATATCATCAACACCTTCACCTACGGCATAGACCACACCTGAAAATTCATGTCCCATGGTAATCGGTGCAGATTCACCTGAAATAGGATGTGGATGTCCACATGGTGGAATAAAAATTGGCCCTTCCATAAATTCATGCAAATCTGTACCACAGATTCCACACCAAGCCACCTTAATACCTACAGTACCGGGAGTGATTTCTGGTTCAGGGATATCTTCAATACGAATATCGCCTCTGTCATAAAAACGTGCTGCTTTCATTATTATCTCCCTCAATTCAGGATGTTGTTTTAGCGATAGACAATTCCGCCGTCCGTTAAAATGGATTGACCTGTAATATAGTCCGAATCTTCACTTGCCAGAAAAGCAACTAATGCCGCTACATCATCTGGTGTTTGGGCTCTACCTAAGGCAATGCCTTCCACATATTTTTTATAAGTTTCACCGATTGCTGCACCGGTAATTTCAGCAAAACGTTTATCAATGTCAACCCACATGTCTGTTCCGACAATTCCGGGGCAATATCCATTTACCGTAATACCGTGACTGGCATATTCTTTTGCCGCAGCTTGAGTGAGTGCACGTACTGCAAATTTGGTTGCCGAGTAAATACCGAGTAAAGCAAACCCATCATGGCCTGCAATTGAGCAAGCATTAATGATTTTACCTTTATGTTGGCGTTGCTTAAATTTTGCAGCTGCAGCCTGAATGCCCCACAGCACGCCACCAATATTGATATCAACAATTTTTTGAAATTCATCTGGTGTGATATCAGCAATCGCTTGAACTTGTGCAATTCCAGCATTATTAATCATGACATCAAACCCACCAAGGGTCTGTTCAGCATGATTTATAGCGGCGTACACTTGCTCGCGGTCACTTACGTCAGCAATAAATGTGCTCACATTTACACCTAAAGCCTGAATTTCCTGCTGTACATCGTTCAGTCGATCTTGTTTCATATCGATTAGTGCAATGTGTGCCCCTTCTTGCGCTAAGCGCAGGGCAATCCCACGGCCAATGCCTTGAGCTGCCCCAGTCACTAAAACAACTTTATTTTTTAATCCCTTAACCATGTTCAACTCCTGTAAATGTAGAATTTCTACATATGAATCGCTCGTTGCATTGAGGCCAAAATGGATTCATGCATGGCTTCTGATAATGTTGGATGTGGGAAAATCACTTGAGCTAAACTTTCATCAGTTGCTTCTAGATATTTAGCAATTGCAAAGCCTTGAATATGTTCGGTCACTTCATGGCCGACCATATGTGTTCCAAGTAATTCACCCGTTTCTGCATGTATCACCGTTTTAACGAAACCTGATGCATCTCCAATTGCCAAAGCTTTGCCATTTGCGGTTAAAGAAAACTTGCCAATTCGTATAGGTAGATTCTGAGCTTTTGCTGCGTTTTCAGTTAAACCAATACTCGCTACTTGTGGATGTGTAAAAATACAACCCGGAATCTGGCTACGATCGAGTGAATGTACGTTTTCTACACCAGCAATTTTCTCGACACATATCATGGCTTCATG
This region of Acinetobacter sp. XS-4 genomic DNA includes:
- a CDS encoding 2,3-butanediol dehydrogenase, coding for MKAARFYDRGDIRIEDIPEPEITPGTVGIKVAWCGICGTDLHEFMEGPIFIPPCGHPHPISGESAPITMGHEFSGVVYAVGEGVDDIEIGQHVVVEPYIVADDVPTGPGDNYHLSKNMNFIGLGGRGGGLSEKIAVKRRWVHPISNKIPLDQAALIEPLSVGHHAFVRSGAKAGNIALVGGAGPIGLLLSAILKAKGLKVIITELSAKRKEKAKESGVADYILDPSEVDVVSEVMKITNGDGVDVAFECSSVNKVLDTLVAAVKPTGVIVIVSIWSHPASINVHSVVMKELDVRGTIAYVNDHQETIKLVEEGKINLEPFITQRIQLDDLISQGFETLIHNNESAVKIIVHP
- a CDS encoding acetoin reductase; translation: MVKGLKNKVVLVTGAAQGIGRGIALRLAQEGAHIALIDMKQDRLNDVQQEIQALGVNVSTFIADVSDREQVYAAINHAEQTLGGFDVMINNAGIAQVQAIADITPDEFQKIVDINIGGVLWGIQAAAAKFKQRQHKGKIINACSIAGHDGFALLGIYSATKFAVRALTQAAAKEYASHGITVNGYCPGIVGTDMWVDIDKRFAEITGAAIGETYKKYVEGIALGRAQTPDDVAALVAFLASEDSDYITGQSILTDGGIVYR